GGCGAAGAGTTTGTCAAACTTCACGCTGAGTATTCAAAGGGATAATACTACCTACGATCCGGCAACAGGTATTGCGAACTGGAATTGTATCATGCATTATTCCGGGCCTGATATTCCGTCAGGGGCGAGTGTAACAGTGGGCGTGGAGTTTTCATTTCATGAGAATCCGGGTGCGAAAATTTACAGTTATGTTTTTACAGGTAGTACAAAATCGCTGACGTATGTATTGCAGGGTGTAAGTGATGCGGGAGGAACGATAGAAGGTTCGGGCTGTAGTAATCCTAATCCTACTACACCTGTCACTAACAATTGTGCGGCGGCTTTAAAATATAAAGTTTCCCGTATCAACAGTGTTTCTTATAGTACAACAGGGGTATCAACAGATACGACCGCGTTAGCGGCGCAGGTATCAACGGCGGTAACGCAGTCTGTGAGTGAGAACTGTGAAGCGCAGGCAGATTACTGGATGCAGCAGTTGGCGGGTTGTTTAAACAGCAATGCAGCTTATGCATCAAAGGCAGCTTTGCTGCGCACAAAATTATTGCAGGTATGTAAGGCGGGAGGTGATGTGGATCATCCGAATGGAGCGAGTACAGTACCTGGTGCAGCGCCTTCCGGAGGTTATGTATCCTTTAAAGAGGCCATTAAAGGAGTATTGGGCATTACCAGCCTGGATATGCTTTGTAACCCGTGGTTACTGGATGCACCTTATCCATATAATGTAAAGCTACAGGCGACAAATGTTACTATTCAAAGAACGGATAGTGGTATTTGTGCACAGCTGGCAGCACTAACACAGGAATATAATAACGCAGCGGGCGGATTTTATCAGTTCCTTGTAAATAAGTTTGGTGCAGCGATGACGCTGAGTGAAGCAGAACTTACGAGTCTGCAGAATGGCTGTAACAATTGCCGTTACTTATTGGCGGATGAGATACAGTTGCCTGTATTTATGGATCCGGGAGCGCAGGGGTACGTTAGCGGCTTTGGTTATCAGCAGGGAGTAGCGGCCATGCAATCGGAGATGTCCCTGGATACGACCAGTGCTAATTACGAAAGCATTTATGCCACTTACCTGAATCACCGTTGGGGCTTTACGTTGTCTTATGCAGATTATAAAGATTTTGAGGCGAGGTTGCTGGTGAATTCATCGGCAGTATTAACGAATCAGCCTGTGTTTGCGACCGTGAGTCAGGATCCATATAGCTGTATGAAGCAGCTGATCAATCATGCGGCATTAAGTGGGATTGTACTTTATAAAGAATATATAGCGGAAGAGGAGCGGCAATTCAGGAAAGGGTACATCGCTTATTGCAGCAGTGTGAAGCCAAAGTTGGAACTGACGGCTTTACAGCAATTGTACCATTTTACATTATACTATTATGATCAGGCAGGTAACCTTGTGCGCACGATACCACCGGAGGGAGTACACCTGCTGGATGCGTCTTATCAGCAACAGGTATGGGATGCACGGGATAATGTAGCATCTGCCTGTACGTATAGTGGTCCAGTAGTAGCGGCCAATAAGGATACGATTTTAAACAGGTTAAGTACGGTATTGCAGGCGGGTACCAATTCGGCAATGGAGTGGTGGTTGTATAATCCTGCCATGGATAATAACCAGGTATTAGCTACGACAGGAGGGAACAAGTACCTGTTTAATACCTGTATCAGTGGACGGTATTTGTATATGTCCATTTATACGATGGCACCGGCGGTGGATGGTGCGACCATAGATTTTGCGATATCAAAGCACCTGGTAGCAGATCTGCAGGCGGTATTACCGTTACGGCAGTGGACACATGTGGTATTGCAGGGTCAGGGGTTGAACAGTGGAGATCTGGGGGTGTATGTGAATGGGGTATCGTGTCCATTGAGTGCAGGCGCGCCGGCAGGCGGTTGTGGGTGGACGTTGACGAATACAGGGTCAGGGTTTATCTATCCAGAGAATTTGAGTACGCTGAAGCATTTTCGGTTATACAACAGGTTATTGTCGGGGGCGGAGATAGCGGCGAATGCGGCTGTTCCTTGTCTGGGGTTAAGTCCGGCGTATGATTCAGTGTTGAATGGGGCATTGAGTTATTGGGGGCGGTATAATCTGCCTGCTGTTGGCACAGGTGGTAGTACGGTGGAGATGCAGTATTCGGCGGTGTATCCGGGGCATACGCTGGCGACGTCTTATGGATATCAGTCGTTGAATGGAATAACGCAACAGCGTACACCGGATGCGGGGGTAAGTAGTTACTGGTATGACAGGTTGGGGCGGTTGGTAACGTCGCAGAATGCGGAGCAGGTGGCGCCGGTGAATGGTGGGGCTACAGGGAGGTATAGTTATACGAAGTATGATGCACAGGGGAGAGTGATAGAGGTAGGAGAGAAGAGTGGTGCTACCCTGACAGCGTCGGAGATATTTATGTCTTCGCCGGAGGTGTTTTTGGGAGCGGGAAGTGATGCACAGATAACGAGAACATATTATGATGAGGCGTATGCAGCAGCGGGGTTAAACCAGGAGAATCTGCGTAAGCGGGTGGCGGCGACTACTTACCAGGATGCGGGAACTACGCCATTGCAGGCGAGCTATTATAGTTACGACCAGATAGGGAATGTAAAAACTTTGTGGCAGCAGGTGCAGGATCTTGGGGTGAAACGGGTGGATTATCAATATGACCTTGTAAGTGGCAAGGTGAATAAGGTACGTTATCAGCGGGGGGCAGCAGATCGGTTTTATTATAATTATCAGTATGATGCGGAGAATAGGTTGACGAAGGCGGGAACAGGCATAGATAGTGTATCGGCAGATGGCTGGGAGATTATGAATCCGAAGACAGATGCGGGGTATCGTTATTATCTGCATGGACCATTGGCGAGGATGGAATTAGGGGATATGGAGTTGGTGCAGGGGGTAGATTATGCGTATACCTTGCAGGGGTGGTTAAAGGGTGTGAATGGGAACTATTTGACAGCAGGAACTGATATGGGTCGTGATGGGGTGATAGGGGGCATTAGAGGGGCTATTGCGCGGGATGCGTATGCATATAGCCTGGATTATTATGCGGGGGATTATAAGGCGATTGTAGATACAAATTCATTGGGTTTGAGATGGGTTGGACAGACGGGGGATGTGATGGGTCGGAATTTGTATAATGGGAATATCAGCAGGAGTACTTTAGCGCTTTCAAAAATCAATTCCGGGAATCCTGTTGGGTATTCTTACCGGTATGATCAGTTGAACCGTTTGACGGCGATGCGTCAGCATACGCTTGGTAGTGGAGCGGCTACATGGAGTACGGTATCTGTTGGTAATGCATATAAGGAGGATATCAGTTATGATGGGAATGGGAATATATTGCGGTATACGCGGTATGGGAGTGGAGCGGATGGCAAGCAGCTACAGATGGATAGTTTGAAGTATGTATATGCGCGGGATGGTCAGGGGTATCTGAGTAGTAATAAGCTGACGCAGGTGTTGGATAGTATTGCGGGTGATCCTTATACGGAGGATGTTTCAAGTCAGGGGGTAAATAATTATATTTATGATAATATTGGTAATTTGATTAGCAATGTTAGGGATAGTATAGTTAATATAAAGTGGACGGTGTATGGGAAGATAAGTGGGATTACGAAGGGGGATGGGAGTTCTTTGGAATATAGGTATGATGCGGGTGGGAATAGGGTGTATAAAGGTTATACGCATGGTGGAGTGACGGATAAGACGTGGTATGTGCGTGATGCGGCGGGGAATGTGCTGGCGGTGTATGGGAATGTTGGAGGGGGGAGTGAGAAGTATTGGAAGGAACAGCATTTGTATGGGAGTAGCAGATTGGGATTGTGGGAGCCGGGGTTAGTAGTAGGTGGAGAAGTGGATTCGACATGGAATAAGGTGGGGGTAAGGAGGTATGAGTTGGTGAATCATTTGGGGAATGTGTTGGTGACGGTGAGTGATAAGGCTGTGTTGGAGGGGGATCATTATGTAGCGGAGGTGATGAGTGCGGGGGATTATTATCCTTTTGGGATGGGGATGGGGGATAGGAAGTGGAGTTTAGGAGGGTATAGGTATGGGTTTAATGGGAAGGAGAATGATAATGAGGTGAAGGGGGAGGGGAATGAGCAGGATTATGGGATGAGGGTGTATGATCCGAGGTTGGGGAGGTTTTTGAGTGTGGATCCATTAAGTAAGGATTACCCACATTATACTCCTTATAGTTATGCAGGTAATAAACCGATTGAGTCAATCGATTTAGATGGTGAAGAGGAGCTCCACTTTACACTTAAATTTAATAGTAAGATTGGTAAGCCTGAATTGATTTTAACTAGTGTAAAATTAGAATATAGTTTAGGTTTATTTAGTGTTTCTTATCAGAAGTTATTTGGGACTGTATATATAGTCGATTATCCTCAAGGACCATTCGGAAGCCGTAGTTATAAATTTTCTGAGCATAGCTACATTACTCAGGGTGTTAATACAATCGATAAGTTTAATCATTGGTTAAATAATCCAACAGCCTATAAATTTAAGAATGGCGATTTAATGGGGCCCGAGCACTTGTTTATGTCAGGTGCTGGTTTAGCTCTGAATACAATAAACACAGGCTTAAAAGCATATGCCGAATATCAAGGTGCATCTTTATTAAATACACGGGTTGTCCGACCTATACAAGTTCAAACAAATGCTACAGCTGAAGAAACTGCTACGCCTGCCAGTCCTAATTCAGTAAGAACATCAACATTGGAAGTCGGGCCATATGCTAGAAGATCAATACCAGCTAGGGGGCCGGCTCGAAATTTTACTCAAGCTGAAAGGGATGCGATAAACCAAATAGGTGAAACAGATGGTTGTCACACATGTGGAGCAACGAATCCAGGGACTAAAAGTGGCAATTTTGTACCAGATCATCAACCTGCCAATCAGCTAAATCCCAGTGGTGGACCGCAACAGTTATATCCACATTGTATAAATTGCTCAAGGGTTCAAGGTGGTGAGGTTAGACAAGCGACTAGAGCTGTGCCAGGTCACTCACCTCCACCGATTGATCAATCATTACCAGGAAATCAATAGAATATTATGAAATATAAATTAATTGAAATTGAAAAAAATGACAATGGTTTTATTACACGGAATCTCGAAAGATTTAATCAAAAGAATTTACGGTTAAAAGCTTCTAATAACGAAGAAGCTGATTTGAATCTATTGAGATTTTTAGTTGATTATATTATTGAGGAAAATATAATACTAAAGGAAGATGCAACTATCACATATGGTCTGTGGAGCCTAAAGCTCTTTTCTGATAAAGAATTGCTTAGCATACACGAATTGAATGCTGATTTTTCTGATTGGGTAACGGGAGCGAAGAATGCAACTTATTACCTTGAGCTACAAAGGATTGTTTGTAAAGAAATAGGTGTAAAATCCATGTTGCCAAATCTAAATCAGAAGATTGCAGTAGATAATGGTACATTAGGCGGAGAGGAGGTACAAGGAATTAGATATGATGCGCCTCCGCATATGAGCGGATGGTATATAACTTCAGACAGTTATAATGGGGATATAAATAGTTTAAATGTAATTGATCTTTTTTCATTTGTTCCAAGGCGAAGAGATTTAATACAATTTTTGGCATTACCAGTGGGATATTCATTTGAAGTGAAAAATGGAAATTACGATGCGTGGGCAATTAATTTGTAATGGAATCAGTTGTTTACAAATGTATGCATCTGGGGGGAATGGGAATGTTGTAAAGAACAGGGACCCTCATTTTAAAAAAAATAGATGGTATCCCAGAGGGTGCTTATTTCCCCAGGCGAATATGTTAAGGAAATTTTAAGTGGCGATATGGGATATGAATTAGAGCTGCACCAGACAAAACGGATAGATAGTAATATAATCGGTTTTGTTGAAACAATTTCTTTTATTGAGTATTTGAGACTCTGTTTAAAGTGGGCGGGATTAGTAGGTTTGGAAAGGTGTAAAGAAGGTGAGATTCCTGATGAAATAATACGGGTTATAGAAGATATAAGAAAGAAATTGTTGCCTTTTTAATTATTGATTAGAATAGGACTTGATGTGATTTTGAGCAAAGAATTTCAGATGAAGTGAAAGGTATTGTAGAAGCTGAAGCAGACAAATATATTTTTCACATTGAAGTCGATAAAAAGTTGATTATACCACGATTGGTCGTGGTACGACTACTAATAAATAGGCAAGTAATTCAAAGGAGAAATATGTCGCGAATTTATGTATATGATTTCAATTGGGATGATGCAACGTTAGAGAATCTTAAGGGAGAGACGTATTTTTTCTGTCGAGACTGTAAAATTTCCTGCGTTAACGGCCTATGGTGGTGAATTATCTCAATCGGCCCAAAAACTGGGGAAGTCGCTGCTGCCGCGCCATTCTCCCTTCCCCATCCCGGCAGGGTTTCAAACAATGGGGAAGGAGTTTACACAAAATATTTTACACTC
This Chitinophaga sancti DNA region includes the following protein-coding sequences:
- a CDS encoding RHS repeat-associated core domain-containing protein translates to MTQVDSVAFAAGQTEASICISSAINTSSVLVEGISCRPDDSSVIFDCDAAKSLSNFTLSIQRDNTTYDPATGIANWNCIMHYSGPDIPSGASVTVGVEFSFHENPGAKIYSYVFTGSTKSLTYVLQGVSDAGGTIEGSGCSNPNPTTPVTNNCAAALKYKVSRINSVSYSTTGVSTDTTALAAQVSTAVTQSVSENCEAQADYWMQQLAGCLNSNAAYASKAALLRTKLLQVCKAGGDVDHPNGASTVPGAAPSGGYVSFKEAIKGVLGITSLDMLCNPWLLDAPYPYNVKLQATNVTIQRTDSGICAQLAALTQEYNNAAGGFYQFLVNKFGAAMTLSEAELTSLQNGCNNCRYLLADEIQLPVFMDPGAQGYVSGFGYQQGVAAMQSEMSLDTTSANYESIYATYLNHRWGFTLSYADYKDFEARLLVNSSAVLTNQPVFATVSQDPYSCMKQLINHAALSGIVLYKEYIAEEERQFRKGYIAYCSSVKPKLELTALQQLYHFTLYYYDQAGNLVRTIPPEGVHLLDASYQQQVWDARDNVASACTYSGPVVAANKDTILNRLSTVLQAGTNSAMEWWLYNPAMDNNQVLATTGGNKYLFNTCISGRYLYMSIYTMAPAVDGATIDFAISKHLVADLQAVLPLRQWTHVVLQGQGLNSGDLGVYVNGVSCPLSAGAPAGGCGWTLTNTGSGFIYPENLSTLKHFRLYNRLLSGAEIAANAAVPCLGLSPAYDSVLNGALSYWGRYNLPAVGTGGSTVEMQYSAVYPGHTLATSYGYQSLNGITQQRTPDAGVSSYWYDRLGRLVTSQNAEQVAPVNGGATGRYSYTKYDAQGRVIEVGEKSGATLTASEIFMSSPEVFLGAGSDAQITRTYYDEAYAAAGLNQENLRKRVAATTYQDAGTTPLQASYYSYDQIGNVKTLWQQVQDLGVKRVDYQYDLVSGKVNKVRYQRGAADRFYYNYQYDAENRLTKAGTGIDSVSADGWEIMNPKTDAGYRYYLHGPLARMELGDMELVQGVDYAYTLQGWLKGVNGNYLTAGTDMGRDGVIGGIRGAIARDAYAYSLDYYAGDYKAIVDTNSLGLRWVGQTGDVMGRNLYNGNISRSTLALSKINSGNPVGYSYRYDQLNRLTAMRQHTLGSGAATWSTVSVGNAYKEDISYDGNGNILRYTRYGSGADGKQLQMDSLKYVYARDGQGYLSSNKLTQVLDSIAGDPYTEDVSSQGVNNYIYDNIGNLISNVRDSIVNIKWTVYGKISGITKGDGSSLEYRYDAGGNRVYKGYTHGGVTDKTWYVRDAAGNVLAVYGNVGGGSEKYWKEQHLYGSSRLGLWEPGLVVGGEVDSTWNKVGVRRYELVNHLGNVLVTVSDKAVLEGDHYVAEVMSAGDYYPFGMGMGDRKWSLGGYRYGFNGKENDNEVKGEGNEQDYGMRVYDPRLGRFLSVDPLSKDYPHYTPYSYAGNKPIESIDLDGEEELHFTLKFNSKIGKPELILTSVKLEYSLGLFSVSYQKLFGTVYIVDYPQGPFGSRSYKFSEHSYITQGVNTIDKFNHWLNNPTAYKFKNGDLMGPEHLFMSGAGLALNTINTGLKAYAEYQGASLLNTRVVRPIQVQTNATAEETATPASPNSVRTSTLEVGPYARRSIPARGPARNFTQAERDAINQIGETDGCHTCGATNPGTKSGNFVPDHQPANQLNPSGGPQQLYPHCINCSRVQGGEVRQATRAVPGHSPPPIDQSLPGNQ